From the Halorhabdus utahensis DSM 12940 genome, one window contains:
- a CDS encoding radical SAM protein — protein MTEDHPHGDGQSPEAGHPGGHPGSSAPGHDGGSPGTTDSGHPGGHLGTRNYDERPLIVTWEVTQACELECDHCRAEAQPERDPAELSIEEGRAFIDSITDFGRPQPILVFSGGDPLERPDLFELLDHAADRDVTTAVTPAPTDNLTEAVIGKLADAGVERIALSLDGATPEAHDEFRGEEGSFARVEQAARQAREAGMEIQINTTVTANTVEYLPEIAAMVEAFDAAMWEVFFLVPIGRGEELAQLDPGRTVDVMEWLYRRGRDAPYRVITVEAPHYRRVADEFERRESSEGVRVGSTRAGKGFVFVSYEGEVYPSGFLPQRGGNVTDRSLVDIYRNADLFRRLRDTEQFVGSCSRCDYLDVCGGSRSRAHAVTGNPLASDPLCPWVERVDDAT, from the coding sequence TGATGGCCAGTCACCGGAAGCAGGCCACCCCGGCGGCCATCCTGGATCGTCGGCCCCGGGTCACGACGGTGGCTCCCCGGGGACGACGGATTCGGGCCATCCGGGCGGTCATCTTGGAACCCGGAACTACGACGAGCGACCGTTGATCGTCACCTGGGAAGTCACCCAAGCCTGCGAACTCGAATGTGATCATTGCCGGGCAGAGGCCCAACCCGAGCGTGATCCAGCGGAACTGTCGATCGAGGAAGGGAGAGCATTCATCGATTCCATCACTGATTTCGGTCGGCCACAGCCAATTCTCGTCTTCTCCGGTGGTGACCCCCTGGAGCGCCCCGATCTCTTCGAGTTGCTGGATCACGCCGCTGATCGTGACGTCACGACAGCCGTCACCCCCGCGCCGACGGACAATCTGACCGAGGCCGTGATCGGCAAACTCGCCGACGCTGGCGTCGAGCGGATCGCGCTCTCACTGGACGGGGCAACCCCGGAAGCCCACGACGAGTTCCGCGGCGAGGAGGGATCGTTCGCCCGCGTCGAGCAGGCTGCCCGGCAGGCTCGGGAGGCCGGGATGGAGATCCAGATCAACACGACCGTCACGGCGAACACCGTCGAGTATCTGCCCGAGATCGCCGCCATGGTCGAAGCGTTCGACGCCGCAATGTGGGAGGTGTTCTTCCTCGTCCCCATCGGCCGCGGCGAGGAACTGGCCCAGCTCGATCCAGGCCGGACGGTTGACGTGATGGAGTGGCTCTATCGACGTGGCCGCGATGCCCCGTATCGAGTGATCACCGTCGAAGCACCGCACTATCGGCGGGTCGCCGACGAATTCGAACGTCGCGAATCAAGCGAGGGGGTCCGCGTCGGCTCGACGCGGGCGGGCAAGGGCTTCGTGTTCGTCAGCTACGAGGGCGAGGTCTACCCGTCGGGATTTCTCCCGCAGCGCGGTGGGAACGTCACGGACCGGAGCCTGGTGGACATCTACCGCAATGCCGACCTGTTCCGGCGACTCCGGGACACTGAGCAGTTCGTCGGCTCCTGTTCGCGCTGTGACTATTTAGACGTCTGTGGCGGTTCCCGGTCACGTGCCCATGCTGTCACAGGCAATCCGCTCGCGAGCGACCCGCTGTGTCCGTGGGTCGAGCGGGTGGATGACGCCACATGA
- a CDS encoding oxidoreductase, protein MMSSETWGPEAMGDQSEKTVVVTGANSGIGFEVTKAFAENGARVVMACRSLDRGNAASEEIRAAVADPSLSVMELDLADLDSVRSFAETFRTEYSDLHVLSNNAGVMAIPRSETEDGFETQFGVNHLGHFALTGLLLDRLRETAGETRIVTQSSGLHERGEIDFADLHGEQSYDRFDAYAQSKLANVLFAYELDRRLRAANAEVTSVACHPGFAATNLQRRGPELAGSKLRLWMMKLANAVFAQSAATGALPMLMAGTDADVAGGEYVGPGGLMNMRGAPVIQRSSDRSYDDELARQLWDVSVDLTGVSYDLPDPQAPDATSAN, encoded by the coding sequence ATGATGAGTTCCGAAACATGGGGTCCGGAGGCGATGGGCGACCAGTCGGAGAAGACTGTCGTCGTCACGGGAGCCAACAGCGGGATCGGTTTCGAGGTGACGAAAGCGTTCGCCGAGAATGGTGCTCGCGTGGTCATGGCCTGCCGAAGCCTCGACCGCGGGAACGCGGCCAGTGAGGAGATCCGTGCCGCCGTGGCCGATCCGTCGCTTTCGGTCATGGAACTCGATTTGGCCGATCTGGATTCGGTGCGGTCATTCGCTGAGACGTTTCGAACGGAGTATTCGGATCTGCACGTCCTGTCTAACAACGCCGGCGTGATGGCGATCCCACGGAGCGAGACCGAGGACGGATTTGAGACGCAGTTCGGCGTCAACCACCTCGGCCACTTCGCGCTCACGGGCCTCCTTCTCGACCGCCTTCGGGAGACTGCAGGCGAGACGCGGATCGTCACGCAGAGCAGTGGCCTCCACGAACGTGGGGAGATCGACTTCGCTGACCTTCACGGCGAACAATCCTACGACCGGTTCGACGCCTACGCCCAGTCGAAACTCGCGAACGTGCTGTTCGCCTACGAACTCGACCGGCGACTCCGGGCGGCAAATGCGGAGGTCACGAGCGTCGCTTGCCATCCTGGGTTCGCCGCGACGAACCTCCAGCGTCGGGGTCCCGAACTCGCTGGGTCGAAACTCCGGCTGTGGATGATGAAGCTCGCGAATGCGGTGTTCGCCCAGTCCGCAGCCACGGGAGCACTCCCGATGCTGATGGCTGGGACCGACGCCGACGTCGCTGGCGGGGAATACGTCGGCCCGGGCGGGTTGATGAACATGCGCGGTGCTCCCGTGATCCAACGATCAAGTGACCGATCGTACGACGACGAACTTGCCAGGCAACTCTGGGACGTCTCGGTCGATCTCACTGGGGTTTCATACGATTTGCCAGATCCCCAGGCACCGGATGCTACGTCTGCGAACTGA
- a CDS encoding FAD-dependent oxidoreductase — translation MQGEYDLIIVGGGISGASLLYTVSKFTDLESVALFEKEPEIAAINSHHTNNSQTLHFGDIETNYSLEKAEEVKEGAEMVAGYLEANDSDREMHAKRSKMALAVGDEEVDRLDDRYHEKGFGDLFPKLDAIGREEIAEIEPKVVEGREPDTDMLALQTPDGYTVDYGELATDFVREVEGEEGVDVFTGTEVESVNETDEEFLVETERGWYQSDATIVAAGSHSLQIAKEMGYGEHMSLLPVAGSFFVAEEGLLNGKVYTLQMAKLPFAAVHGDAEVHDQGLTRFGPTAKVVPALERGRLSTVADFFDVFELSPDSFLSYANILADRTLLPYVLENLLYDLPAVGKRAFLPHVQKVVPTVEASDIERAKGYGGVRPQIVNTETKSLDMGEAKITGDDVIFNVTPSPGASTCLKNAMRDAEQLSEWLDVDFDEDSFREATIGNFPRGSAE, via the coding sequence ATGCAAGGCGAATACGACCTGATCATCGTCGGCGGGGGTATCAGTGGCGCATCACTGCTGTATACCGTCTCGAAATTCACCGACCTCGAGTCGGTCGCACTCTTCGAGAAAGAACCGGAAATCGCGGCGATCAACTCCCACCATACGAACAACTCTCAGACGCTCCACTTCGGGGACATCGAGACGAATTACTCCCTGGAGAAGGCCGAGGAAGTCAAGGAGGGGGCCGAGATGGTCGCTGGCTATCTCGAAGCCAACGATTCCGACCGAGAGATGCACGCAAAGCGGAGCAAGATGGCCCTTGCGGTGGGTGACGAGGAAGTCGACCGTCTCGATGATCGCTATCACGAGAAGGGCTTTGGCGACCTCTTCCCGAAACTCGACGCGATCGGTCGCGAGGAGATCGCGGAGATCGAACCGAAAGTCGTCGAAGGCCGCGAGCCCGACACCGACATGCTCGCCCTCCAGACGCCCGACGGCTACACGGTTGATTACGGCGAACTCGCGACGGACTTCGTCCGCGAAGTCGAGGGCGAGGAAGGCGTCGATGTCTTCACGGGAACCGAAGTCGAGTCGGTCAACGAGACCGACGAGGAGTTCCTGGTCGAGACCGAACGTGGCTGGTACCAGAGCGACGCAACAATCGTCGCCGCTGGCTCCCACAGTCTCCAGATCGCCAAGGAGATGGGCTATGGCGAACACATGTCGCTGCTCCCGGTCGCCGGGAGTTTCTTTGTCGCCGAGGAGGGGCTGCTCAACGGCAAGGTCTACACCCTCCAGATGGCAAAACTTCCCTTCGCGGCGGTCCACGGCGACGCCGAGGTCCACGACCAGGGACTGACACGCTTCGGCCCGACGGCGAAGGTCGTGCCCGCCCTGGAACGCGGGCGGCTCTCGACGGTCGCCGACTTCTTCGACGTTTTCGAACTCTCGCCGGACTCGTTCCTCAGCTACGCGAACATCCTCGCCGATCGGACGCTGTTGCCGTACGTCCTCGAGAACCTGCTCTATGACCTGCCGGCCGTCGGCAAGCGGGCCTTCCTCCCGCACGTCCAGAAAGTTGTCCCAACCGTCGAAGCGAGTGACATCGAGCGCGCGAAGGGGTACGGCGGCGTCCGCCCACAGATCGTCAACACGGAGACGAAGTCCCTGGACATGGGCGAGGCCAAGATCACCGGCGATGACGTGATCTTCAACGTCACTCCTTCGCCCGGTGCCTCGACGTGTCTGAAGAACGCGATGCGCGACGCCGAACAGCTGAGCGAGTGGCTCGACGTCGACTTCGACGAGGACTCCTTCCGCGAGGCGACGATCGGGAACTTCCCGCGCGGGTCGGCCGAATAG
- a CDS encoding winged helix-turn-helix domain-containing protein, protein MGESDQRTWTETLSGRERVRRVAETLEGATPVGEIADRADVSRATADDELEQLADDDWVSETTVEGTKAYDLNPVRLLFDEVTDRIDEHSREELESQLAELTEEREQLAAEFDADSLSEFRDQLAEAELSAAEIRERRNVIETWKAIETEQRLVRHALQLYDDVVELSSPRTDVPSTFA, encoded by the coding sequence ATGGGCGAATCGGATCAGCGAACGTGGACGGAGACGCTCAGTGGCCGTGAGCGCGTGCGCCGAGTCGCCGAGACGCTGGAGGGGGCGACACCGGTGGGGGAAATCGCCGACAGGGCGGACGTCTCCCGGGCGACGGCCGACGACGAACTCGAACAGCTTGCGGACGACGACTGGGTCAGTGAAACGACAGTCGAGGGGACCAAAGCGTACGATCTGAACCCTGTCCGCCTGCTCTTCGACGAGGTGACGGACCGCATTGACGAGCATTCGCGGGAGGAACTCGAATCACAGCTCGCCGAGTTGACCGAGGAGCGAGAACAGTTAGCGGCGGAGTTCGATGCCGACTCGCTGTCGGAATTTCGGGATCAGCTGGCGGAGGCGGAATTGAGTGCGGCGGAGATACGCGAGCGTCGCAACGTCATCGAGACCTGGAAAGCCATCGAGACGGAACAGCGGCTCGTCAGGCACGCCCTCCAGTTGTACGACGACGTTGTCGAACTGTCTTCACCACGGACTGACGTTCCCTCCACCTTCGCATAA
- a CDS encoding DUF5615 family PIN-like protein → MRVLADEHIPPAYVSALRGEGHDIVTVGDEIALGAEDTTLLAYARETDRVILSEDTDFRGADPERKVGDHPGVLACDTAATPGEIATAVRRIEAFADGLMGTVFFVPGNWL, encoded by the coding sequence ATGAGGGTGCTGGCTGACGAACACATTCCGCCAGCGTACGTTTCTGCGCTCCGGGGCGAAGGACACGATATCGTGACCGTCGGTGACGAGATTGCACTGGGTGCAGAGGATACGACGCTGTTGGCATATGCCCGTGAGACAGATCGAGTAATCTTGAGTGAAGACACAGACTTCCGGGGAGCCGATCCTGAACGCAAGGTCGGGGACCATCCCGGCGTCCTCGCGTGTGACACGGCCGCGACGCCAGGAGAGATTGCCACAGCAGTTCGACGGATCGAAGCGTTTGCCGACGGTCTCATGGGCACTGTCTTTTTCGTGCCGGGCAATTGGCTGTGA
- a CDS encoding DUF433 domain-containing protein, giving the protein MSEIVTTADVLDGAPRIEGRRIGVHHIAKRIIDAGESTEQVAADYDLDIADVHRALVYYYDHPDEMREVQTNSVSDDLTVVRGPDDLDEEAQQQA; this is encoded by the coding sequence ATGAGTGAAATCGTGACGACGGCTGACGTGCTTGATGGTGCTCCCCGTATCGAGGGGAGACGCATTGGCGTCCACCACATCGCCAAACGAATCATTGACGCCGGTGAGTCCACGGAACAGGTCGCTGCTGACTACGACCTTGACATCGCTGATGTCCACCGCGCTCTCGTCTACTACTACGACCACCCGGACGAAATGCGCGAGGTGCAGACGAATTCCGTCTCGGACGATCTCACTGTCGTTCGCGGTCCGGACGATCTCGACGAAGAGGCACAGCAACAGGCATGA